In Maridesulfovibrio frigidus DSM 17176, a genomic segment contains:
- a CDS encoding methyl-accepting chemotaxis protein encodes MFKKLSFQAKLMLGSVAIVMVTIISMTTVNLLEVKSELKNLGETSMESIAESVLSLMEMQNEIVLDKVKSDIDILDKRIFSMGFPKLNKNTPVQVSITNQITKQSENVTIPKLEFGGIGINNSFDLVDDLQKAIGGTATVFQVLPGKLLRVSTNVLKTNGKRATGTYIPSSSGVYKSVMSGKTYYGTAYVVNAWYITAYKPLTDLKGNIVSVIFVGRKILTPAFEKSVNAANVGGKGYATIFNQKGDVLLHPTIKGKSLKDLSLWDTFKNTTHGLVEYNFKGKDKVAYIAQFAPWKWSFAFTMNESEMSHGVDKKIFMTNMIIAVVALAISIFVLMLLIRFTTKPLKNLSIFTAKVSEGDYDSDLEYDVDDVIGQTITSVKAMVFELKNKLGFSGGLLNGLTLPCVVVDLDERITFINQRMLDQFGFSGSCERYIGKPVSNIMKNPEITSSIENCISKDQSLSDIEISVTTPKGNTFYVVMDTAPLHDLDQDLIGAFLIMNDVTTIKENEQAIQAQSDKVSQTASEADDISDQLSSAADELAAQVEESRRGAETQQERASETATAMEEMNSTVLEVARNASEASENAKETKDKALEGQNLVEQVVVSIKSLETNSEELRVSMEQLGGQTVSIGAVMNVITDIADQTNLLALNAAIEAARAGEAGRGFAVVADEVRKLAEKTMDATKQVGEAIASIQNSTRTNITATDKAVEAIVESTDLVAKSGKALDEIVQMVETSADQIHGIATAAEQQSATSEEINRATEEINQISAESAQATEQSAEAIEEVANLASQIKTLIRNMQS; translated from the coding sequence ATGTTTAAGAAGTTGTCATTTCAAGCAAAATTGATGTTAGGGTCCGTAGCTATTGTTATGGTAACTATCATCTCAATGACTACGGTTAATCTATTAGAAGTTAAAAGCGAATTGAAGAATCTAGGTGAAACTTCAATGGAGTCTATTGCTGAAAGCGTCCTGTCCCTAATGGAAATGCAAAATGAAATTGTTCTGGATAAAGTTAAATCTGACATCGACATCTTAGATAAGCGAATTTTTTCGATGGGATTTCCTAAGCTAAACAAAAATACCCCCGTCCAAGTGAGCATCACAAACCAGATTACTAAGCAAAGTGAAAATGTCACTATTCCAAAGCTTGAATTTGGAGGCATAGGCATCAATAATTCTTTTGATTTAGTTGATGATCTGCAAAAAGCCATCGGCGGAACGGCTACAGTGTTCCAGGTATTACCCGGCAAGCTACTCAGGGTTTCCACCAATGTACTAAAAACGAACGGAAAACGCGCGACGGGAACATACATTCCCTCTAGCAGTGGTGTGTATAAGTCTGTCATGTCTGGCAAAACCTACTACGGCACAGCTTACGTTGTTAATGCATGGTACATCACAGCATACAAGCCGCTAACTGACTTAAAAGGTAACATTGTAAGTGTCATCTTTGTTGGGCGAAAAATTTTAACTCCTGCATTCGAAAAGTCTGTAAACGCAGCAAATGTAGGAGGAAAAGGCTATGCAACTATCTTTAACCAAAAAGGTGATGTGCTCCTTCACCCAACAATTAAAGGTAAGTCACTCAAAGACCTTTCACTTTGGGACACGTTTAAGAACACTACCCACGGGTTAGTTGAATATAATTTCAAAGGTAAAGACAAGGTAGCATACATTGCCCAATTTGCTCCGTGGAAATGGTCATTCGCCTTCACTATGAATGAATCTGAAATGAGCCATGGTGTTGATAAAAAGATATTCATGACGAACATGATTATTGCTGTTGTAGCTTTGGCAATATCAATTTTTGTCTTGATGCTTCTTATCAGGTTCACCACAAAACCATTGAAAAATCTTTCAATATTCACAGCAAAAGTATCCGAAGGCGATTATGATTCAGACCTAGAGTATGATGTTGATGATGTTATCGGACAGACCATTACCTCAGTTAAAGCAATGGTCTTTGAGTTAAAAAATAAGCTTGGATTTTCAGGCGGACTCCTGAATGGGCTGACTCTACCTTGTGTCGTTGTTGATTTAGACGAAAGGATCACTTTCATTAATCAACGCATGCTTGATCAGTTCGGTTTCTCCGGATCATGTGAAAGATATATTGGTAAGCCTGTTAGCAATATCATGAAAAACCCCGAGATAACTTCATCAATCGAAAATTGTATCAGTAAGGATCAGAGTCTCTCTGACATTGAAATATCAGTAACAACCCCGAAAGGTAATACTTTCTACGTTGTAATGGACACAGCTCCTCTCCACGATCTTGATCAAGACCTCATCGGTGCATTTTTGATTATGAACGATGTAACAACTATCAAAGAAAATGAGCAGGCCATTCAAGCTCAGAGTGATAAGGTTTCGCAGACTGCCAGCGAAGCAGACGATATCTCAGACCAATTATCTTCCGCTGCTGACGAACTAGCTGCACAAGTTGAAGAGTCCCGTAGAGGAGCTGAAACACAGCAGGAAAGAGCCAGTGAAACGGCTACAGCAATGGAGGAGATGAACTCAACAGTTCTCGAAGTGGCTCGTAATGCCAGCGAAGCTTCTGAAAATGCGAAGGAAACCAAAGACAAAGCTCTCGAAGGACAAAACTTAGTCGAACAAGTTGTTGTCTCCATCAAATCTCTTGAAACTAACTCTGAAGAGTTACGAGTGAGCATGGAACAGCTTGGCGGGCAAACTGTATCCATCGGAGCGGTTATGAATGTCATCACCGACATTGCAGACCAAACTAACCTGCTGGCCCTTAACGCCGCGATTGAAGCCGCCAGAGCTGGTGAAGCCGGGCGTGGATTTGCTGTTGTTGCTGACGAAGTCCGCAAGCTGGCAGAAAAGACAATGGATGCAACCAAGCAAGTAGGGGAAGCAATTGCTTCTATACAAAACAGCACAAGGACAAACATCACAGCAACGGATAAAGCTGTTGAGGCCATTGTTGAGTCTACTGACCTCGTTGCCAAATCGGGGAAAGCACTGGATGAGATTGTGCAAATGGTAGAAACTTCAGCTGATCAGATACATGGTATCGCAACAGCAGCAGAACAGCAGTCTGCCACCAGCGAAGAGATCAACAGAGCCACTGAAGAGATAAACCAGATCTCAGCAGAATCTGCGCAGGCAACAGAGCAATCAGCAGAAGCTATTGAGGAAGTTGCAAATCTTGCTTCCCAAATTAAGACTTTGATCAGAAACATGCAGTCTTAA
- a CDS encoding methyl-accepting chemotaxis protein, protein MKKISPFQSVAVRITILIVAALLIEGVFVSSFFNYNLNNFIDKRSGEYRKEIEDEEKSKLQDSVGLAYSVIQSYYDRSQDIEGLKKQELDSLKQIIDTVASQAEITYKKFNGILPDEVVQERIKAIVDGAKYGDNNYLWIHDTTNKIITHPKTSLVGKDLTNLQDSQGTYLFREMTEVTTSQGAGTVSYLWPRPGETEPKLKISYVKILPELGWIIGTGSWVEDVTAQMQKEALAQIAKMRLGTEKYFWINDSGPNMIMHPIKPALNGKDISQVKDTKGKNLFVEMVETVQKNDGSGFVSYWWSKPGAEKDSPKLSYVKLFKPWGWIIGMGVYVDNIETTVAKQKNEFDATIHSIELNSAMSTALFIILATLICIYTIRKGLNKPLNSLVDFSSKIASGDLNLSLTGKFSGEMSVLKDSLEQMIVSLKEKISEANILSEKSREETTKAQNATAEAHEAKAEAEKAKAEGMLEAADMLEGLVNDLSSASEELSAQVEEVSRGTDIQQERISETAVAMEEMNATVLEVARNAAEAAESADQTRQNAEAGSAIVDNSVESILAVNSHSETLKSNMDELGSQAKAIGTVMNVITDIADQTNLLALNAAIEAARAGEAGRGFAVVADEVRKLAEKTMDATKEVGQAISNIQGGTTKNIESVESAVVAVNKATEFANASKTSLAEILTLVLSTSDQVRSIATASEEQSNTSEDINRAVDDIKIVSSETAEGMLQANQAIGELARLASDLKHLIETLRAHD, encoded by the coding sequence TTGAAAAAGATATCACCATTTCAATCTGTAGCAGTCAGGATTACAATCCTAATTGTTGCAGCTTTATTAATTGAAGGGGTATTTGTTTCATCTTTTTTCAATTACAATCTTAACAATTTCATTGATAAACGCTCCGGTGAGTACCGCAAAGAAATTGAAGACGAAGAAAAAAGCAAACTTCAGGACTCTGTAGGTTTAGCATACAGTGTCATTCAATCATACTATGACAGGTCGCAAGACATTGAAGGATTGAAAAAACAAGAATTAGACTCTCTCAAACAAATCATCGACACTGTCGCCTCACAGGCAGAAATAACATACAAAAAATTCAATGGAATTCTGCCTGACGAGGTTGTTCAAGAAAGAATTAAAGCAATAGTCGATGGAGCAAAGTACGGTGATAATAATTATTTGTGGATTCATGACACAACCAACAAAATAATTACACATCCCAAAACATCACTTGTTGGAAAAGATTTAACAAACCTCCAAGACTCCCAAGGAACATACTTATTCCGAGAAATGACAGAGGTCACAACAAGCCAAGGTGCAGGAACTGTATCTTATTTGTGGCCTCGGCCGGGAGAGACTGAACCTAAATTAAAGATATCATATGTGAAAATACTACCAGAACTAGGTTGGATTATCGGAACAGGATCTTGGGTTGAAGATGTTACAGCTCAAATGCAAAAAGAAGCTCTTGCTCAAATTGCCAAGATGAGACTCGGAACAGAAAAATATTTCTGGATCAACGATTCCGGTCCGAACATGATTATGCACCCCATCAAGCCAGCTTTGAATGGCAAAGACATCTCTCAAGTTAAGGACACTAAGGGCAAAAATTTATTTGTGGAAATGGTTGAAACTGTCCAAAAAAACGATGGTTCAGGATTTGTCTCATACTGGTGGAGCAAACCCGGCGCAGAGAAAGATTCTCCCAAACTGTCTTATGTTAAGCTCTTCAAGCCATGGGGATGGATTATCGGCATGGGGGTCTATGTCGACAATATTGAAACCACAGTTGCTAAGCAGAAAAATGAATTCGATGCGACTATCCACAGCATCGAACTTAATTCAGCTATGTCAACAGCTCTGTTCATCATTCTTGCGACTCTGATCTGTATTTACACTATACGTAAAGGGCTTAATAAGCCTCTAAACAGCCTTGTGGACTTTTCAAGTAAGATTGCATCAGGAGACTTGAACTTATCTCTTACCGGCAAATTTTCAGGAGAAATGTCCGTTCTGAAAGACTCTCTTGAACAAATGATTGTGAGCCTTAAAGAAAAGATTAGTGAAGCAAACATACTGAGTGAAAAAAGCCGAGAGGAAACGACAAAGGCCCAAAATGCAACAGCCGAGGCACACGAAGCTAAGGCCGAAGCAGAAAAAGCCAAGGCCGAAGGAATGCTTGAAGCCGCAGATATGCTCGAAGGGTTAGTTAATGATCTTTCATCTGCATCTGAAGAGCTTTCAGCTCAAGTTGAAGAAGTTTCTCGGGGAACCGATATCCAACAGGAACGCATCTCAGAAACGGCTGTTGCTATGGAAGAGATGAATGCAACGGTTCTTGAGGTTGCGCGAAATGCAGCGGAAGCGGCAGAAAGTGCAGACCAAACAAGACAAAACGCAGAAGCGGGATCAGCTATTGTAGATAATTCAGTTGAATCAATTTTAGCTGTAAACTCTCACTCTGAGACTCTTAAATCAAATATGGACGAACTCGGTAGCCAAGCCAAGGCTATTGGAACAGTCATGAATGTCATCACCGACATCGCAGACCAAACAAACCTACTTGCCCTTAACGCCGCAATTGAAGCCGCCAGGGCCGGAGAAGCAGGACGTGGGTTCGCGGTTGTTGCAGATGAGGTGCGCAAGTTGGCGGAGAAGACCATGGATGCGACAAAGGAAGTCGGACAGGCAATCAGCAACATTCAGGGTGGTACTACCAAGAATATAGAATCCGTTGAAAGTGCTGTTGTCGCGGTAAACAAGGCTACTGAATTTGCAAACGCTTCTAAAACGTCACTAGCTGAAATACTCACTCTGGTCCTTTCCACTTCCGATCAGGTTCGGTCAATAGCAACCGCATCTGAAGAGCAGTCAAATACCAGTGAAGATATCAATCGGGCAGTGGACGACATCAAAATTGTTTCCTCGGAAACAGCCGAAGGCATGCTGCAGGCGAATCAGGCCATTGGTGAGCTCGCCAGACTTGCATCTGACCTCAAGCACCTGATTGAGACGCTTAGAGCGCACGACTAG
- a CDS encoding plasma-membrane proton-efflux P-type ATPase produces MGRHETVQDIHKIFADLKCGPEGLTSPEIRLRLDKYGQNALKTETVSPLKKLLSYFWGPIPWMIEAAALLSLIVQDWVDFSIILVLLIFNAGIGFWEEAKASNALDALKNQMALKARVLRDGKWNEVDATNLVPGDLVRIRLGDVIPADVVLTEGEYLSVDQSALTGESLPVNKKAGNEAFSGSVAKQGEMEAVVTATGENTFFGRTAKLVESAGTASHFQKAVMKVGDFLIFIAIGLAMILVVTELLRGEPLIKLIQFVLILVVASIPVAMPAVLSVTMALGALSLSKKKAIVSKLQAIEEMAGIDILCSDKTGTLTKNQLDLGEPIVFGAPDKNNLILMAGLASKTDNGDAIDLAVLKGITDKSELSGYEQTSFSPFDPIRKRTEGTITKGDEKFIVTKGAPQVVLDLANVTGAEREKANSSINNFASKGFRALGVAKSYDGKQWEFLGILSLFDPPRDDSKITIIQAGEHGIQVKMVTGDDTAIGRETAGQLGMGTNMFPVSDLIGEDADPSHLTDSQVDMIENADGFARVFPEHKYAIVKALQERGHIVAMTGDGVNDAPALKQADAGIAVSGATDAARAAADLILTEPGLSVIIKAVEEARRIFERMMSYTIYRIAMTIDIMAFVVLAMLVFDFYPLTAVMIIMLALLDDIPIMTIAYDNTWLDPKPVRWQMGRVLSISSLLGFLAVIETFGMLWIGRDILHYPVEQLQTMLFLQLVAGGHLMLFVTRTKKAFWRSPHPAPKLFWAITGTQIFAAVICGMGWLVPAIPWMHILWVWLYNLIWMVVQDVFKLAAYRVMDGKSVHAQNFLRVANEPIFSRFTRHKK; encoded by the coding sequence ATGGGTAGACACGAAACAGTGCAAGATATTCATAAGATTTTTGCAGACTTAAAATGTGGACCTGAAGGACTAACTTCACCGGAAATCCGTCTTCGCCTCGATAAATACGGGCAGAATGCTTTAAAGACTGAGACTGTCAGTCCACTTAAAAAACTACTCAGTTATTTCTGGGGGCCAATACCTTGGATGATTGAAGCGGCTGCCCTGCTCTCGCTTATAGTACAGGACTGGGTGGATTTTTCCATCATCCTTGTTCTACTTATTTTCAATGCAGGTATAGGTTTCTGGGAAGAAGCGAAAGCGTCCAACGCCCTTGATGCCCTTAAAAATCAAATGGCCTTAAAAGCAAGAGTCCTGCGCGATGGCAAATGGAATGAAGTAGACGCTACGAACCTTGTACCGGGTGACCTTGTTCGTATTCGTCTAGGTGATGTTATACCCGCAGACGTTGTCTTAACCGAAGGCGAATATCTGAGCGTTGACCAGTCTGCTCTTACGGGGGAATCTCTGCCGGTCAATAAAAAAGCAGGAAATGAGGCTTTTTCAGGTTCAGTTGCTAAACAAGGAGAAATGGAAGCAGTCGTAACAGCAACCGGAGAAAATACATTTTTCGGGCGCACCGCAAAACTGGTGGAGAGCGCAGGCACAGCATCTCACTTTCAAAAAGCTGTAATGAAAGTTGGGGATTTCCTGATTTTCATCGCCATCGGACTTGCAATGATCCTTGTGGTCACCGAACTTTTACGAGGCGAACCGCTGATCAAACTCATCCAATTTGTTCTGATTTTAGTGGTAGCATCCATTCCTGTTGCAATGCCCGCAGTTCTATCAGTAACCATGGCTCTTGGCGCCCTTTCTCTTTCCAAGAAAAAAGCTATCGTATCCAAACTTCAAGCCATTGAAGAAATGGCTGGCATCGATATTTTATGTTCAGACAAAACTGGAACCCTGACCAAGAACCAACTGGATCTAGGTGAACCGATTGTTTTCGGAGCCCCTGACAAAAATAACCTTATCCTAATGGCAGGACTGGCCTCAAAAACGGATAATGGCGACGCAATTGACCTCGCCGTACTAAAAGGTATTACAGATAAATCAGAACTCAGCGGGTATGAACAAACATCATTCTCACCATTTGACCCAATCCGTAAAAGAACAGAAGGAACCATCACCAAGGGTGACGAAAAATTCATAGTAACCAAAGGAGCACCGCAAGTTGTCCTAGATCTCGCAAATGTAACCGGTGCTGAACGCGAGAAAGCTAACTCTTCAATAAATAATTTTGCATCCAAAGGATTCCGGGCCCTTGGAGTCGCGAAAAGTTATGATGGGAAACAATGGGAATTCCTTGGAATATTATCTCTGTTTGACCCACCTCGCGACGATTCAAAGATCACAATTATTCAGGCTGGAGAGCACGGTATACAAGTAAAAATGGTTACTGGAGATGACACAGCCATCGGACGCGAAACCGCCGGCCAATTAGGTATGGGAACAAATATGTTCCCAGTATCAGACTTAATTGGCGAAGATGCAGACCCCTCACATCTAACGGACAGTCAAGTTGACATGATTGAAAATGCCGACGGCTTTGCGCGAGTTTTCCCAGAACATAAATACGCAATAGTAAAAGCCTTGCAGGAACGCGGGCATATCGTAGCCATGACAGGTGACGGAGTTAACGATGCACCTGCCCTTAAACAAGCGGATGCTGGTATTGCTGTCTCCGGGGCAACGGATGCAGCCCGCGCGGCCGCAGACCTGATTCTCACAGAGCCGGGCTTGTCGGTCATAATTAAAGCAGTGGAAGAAGCCCGCCGGATATTTGAGCGCATGATGAGTTACACAATTTACCGCATAGCTATGACCATTGATATTATGGCTTTTGTAGTTCTTGCTATGCTCGTCTTTGACTTCTATCCGCTCACAGCTGTCATGATCATTATGCTTGCACTTCTTGATGACATTCCAATTATGACCATCGCCTACGATAACACATGGCTTGATCCGAAGCCTGTTCGCTGGCAAATGGGCCGCGTGCTCAGTATTTCCAGTCTACTCGGCTTCCTTGCTGTAATCGAAACATTCGGGATGCTTTGGATCGGACGTGATATCCTGCATTATCCGGTGGAACAACTTCAGACAATGCTCTTCCTGCAATTGGTCGCAGGCGGTCATTTGATGCTATTTGTCACCCGCACAAAAAAAGCTTTCTGGAGATCTCCACATCCTGCTCCCAAGCTATTCTGGGCAATTACAGGCACCCAGATTTTTGCGGCAGTAATCTGCGGCATGGGCTGGCTGGTTCCAGCTATTCCGTGGATGCATATATTGTGGGTCTGGCTATACAATTTAATTTGGATGGTCGTTCAGGATGTATTTAAACTAGCTGCCTACAGAGTAATGGACGGCAAATCCGTACATGCTCAAAACTTCCTACGCGTCGCAAATGAGCCTATATTCAGCAGGTTCACCAGACATAAGAAATAA
- a CDS encoding metal ABC transporter permease — protein sequence MIESLSYEFMQNALIAGLLASIICGVIGALVVVNRVVLLAGGIAHASYGGVGLAFFLGLPMLPVTAAFALCAALLMALVTMHAKERADTFIGVMWAGGMALGIILLDITPGYNVDLMSYLFGGILATPNSDLVLMSILAAVVLLVVFVCYKGLWAMSFDEEFARARGVPVTFLYFVMLALIALSVVMVIRVVGLILVIALLTIPPQIAESRTSSLHAMMFLSIIFSMIFCVSGLLLSYELDISSGATIIAVSVAGFAVSLLVNKLKGRPS from the coding sequence ATGATTGAGTCACTTAGTTACGAATTCATGCAGAATGCCCTTATTGCTGGATTGCTGGCATCTATCATCTGTGGAGTTATCGGCGCACTTGTTGTTGTTAACAGGGTAGTGCTTCTGGCGGGTGGTATTGCTCACGCTTCCTATGGCGGAGTTGGGCTGGCATTTTTTTTAGGTCTCCCTATGCTTCCTGTCACTGCGGCTTTTGCCTTGTGTGCTGCTCTTCTCATGGCTCTTGTCACCATGCATGCAAAGGAGCGAGCTGATACATTTATAGGAGTCATGTGGGCAGGGGGGATGGCCCTCGGTATTATTCTTCTCGATATTACCCCCGGCTACAATGTAGACCTCATGAGCTACCTTTTCGGAGGTATTCTTGCCACTCCCAATTCTGATTTGGTGCTGATGTCCATCTTGGCAGCGGTTGTGCTTTTAGTAGTTTTCGTTTGCTACAAGGGGCTTTGGGCCATGTCATTTGATGAGGAGTTTGCCCGGGCTAGAGGTGTTCCTGTTACTTTTCTTTATTTTGTAATGTTGGCTTTGATTGCGCTTAGTGTGGTGATGGTTATTCGTGTGGTTGGTCTTATTCTAGTCATCGCCCTGTTAACCATTCCTCCACAAATCGCGGAGAGCAGAACCTCATCACTCCATGCAATGATGTTTCTTTCCATCATATTCAGTATGATTTTTTGCGTGTCAGGTTTGCTTCTGTCGTATGAGCTGGATATATCATCCGGAGCGACTATTATAGCTGTCAGCGTGGCGGGATTTGCGGTTTCCCTTTTGGTAAATAAGCTTAAAGGGCGACCTTCTTAA
- a CDS encoding metal ABC transporter ATP-binding protein, with translation MSSEKAISFSGVSFGYGPHTVIDDVSFDILKGDYLAVLGPNGGGKTTLLKLLLGLLIPQQGSVEILGLPPGKHGGQIGYMPQYTSVSESFPITVRDAVLMGKVSPGLSGVFGIKFGHNSSAAVEKALTRVGMLKYIDRRVSDLSGGQKQRVFIARAIVDEPEILLLDEPTASIDQAGKSSLYCLLQELNQEMTVVMVSHDISVLGQGVKSVACVNRKVHLHDRPVITREFLDEAYGENERGSCPIELITHGELPHRVLEHHPGEDVVEGDWND, from the coding sequence ATGAGTTCTGAAAAGGCTATTAGTTTTTCAGGTGTCAGCTTCGGCTATGGCCCTCACACAGTCATTGACGACGTTAGTTTTGATATACTGAAAGGAGACTATCTTGCGGTGCTTGGGCCTAATGGCGGAGGTAAAACTACGTTGCTCAAGCTTCTTCTGGGGTTGCTTATACCTCAACAAGGTTCGGTGGAAATTCTAGGTCTTCCACCCGGCAAGCATGGTGGGCAGATCGGTTATATGCCTCAGTATACTTCTGTATCAGAGAGCTTCCCGATTACTGTGCGTGACGCCGTCCTTATGGGTAAAGTCTCGCCCGGATTAAGTGGCGTTTTCGGTATAAAGTTCGGGCATAATTCTTCAGCTGCAGTGGAAAAAGCGCTTACGCGTGTGGGTATGCTTAAATATATTGATAGGAGGGTCTCGGACCTTTCCGGCGGTCAAAAGCAGCGAGTCTTTATTGCTCGGGCCATAGTTGATGAACCGGAAATACTTCTACTTGATGAGCCTACAGCAAGCATTGATCAGGCCGGAAAAAGCAGTTTATATTGCCTGCTTCAAGAGTTAAATCAAGAGATGACAGTTGTCATGGTCAGTCATGATATTTCCGTTCTAGGTCAAGGCGTTAAGTCCGTTGCCTGCGTGAATAGGAAGGTTCATCTTCATGATCGGCCTGTAATCACTCGCGAGTTTCTTGATGAAGCATATGGGGAGAATGAGCGCGGATCATGTCCTATTGAGCTTATTACGCATGGAGAACTGCCGCACAGAGTTCTTGAGCATCATCCGGGTGAGGATGTAGTTGAAGGAGACTGGAATGATTGA
- a CDS encoding threonine aldolase family protein: MRSFASDNYAGVHPVIMEAIVNANNDHMTSYGDDPVSEEAVELFKEHFGKDVKVFFMATGTATNTLILKHITNSWSSVICTDTAHITVDECGSTEAIAGVKLVHADTVDGKLSLSSIKPLLSGRKDVHQSQPSVISITQNTELGTLYTVEEIKEICDYAHSKGLWVHMDGARLANAAVALGVSFKEMTTDCGVDVLSFGGTKNGCMCAEAAVFINSELGKNFDFIRKQGMQLISKMRYMGAQFKALLSNGLWIKNATKANDLASILEQKVRKIKDVTITRPVQANAVFAIIPQEFIEPLQAQFPFYVWDEATGEVRWMTSWSTTEEDINNFVQALKKLI; this comes from the coding sequence ATGCGCTCATTCGCCAGTGATAACTATGCAGGAGTTCACCCTGTTATAATGGAAGCAATCGTCAACGCCAACAATGATCACATGACTTCATACGGTGATGATCCTGTTTCGGAAGAGGCTGTAGAGCTATTCAAAGAACATTTCGGAAAAGATGTAAAAGTATTTTTCATGGCAACAGGAACCGCCACCAACACGCTTATCTTGAAACACATCACAAATAGCTGGTCCAGTGTAATATGCACCGATACCGCGCATATTACAGTTGATGAATGTGGTTCTACCGAAGCCATTGCAGGAGTCAAGCTCGTGCACGCAGACACAGTTGACGGCAAACTCAGCCTTAGCTCAATAAAACCTCTTCTGTCAGGTAGAAAAGATGTCCACCAAAGTCAGCCTTCGGTCATTTCCATAACCCAAAACACCGAACTGGGTACTCTCTATACTGTGGAAGAAATCAAAGAGATCTGCGACTACGCGCATAGTAAAGGCTTGTGGGTTCACATGGACGGAGCAAGACTTGCCAACGCGGCAGTAGCCCTAGGTGTAAGTTTTAAAGAAATGACAACCGATTGCGGTGTTGATGTCTTATCCTTTGGCGGAACCAAAAACGGTTGCATGTGCGCAGAAGCAGCTGTTTTCATAAACTCTGAACTAGGCAAAAACTTCGACTTTATCCGGAAACAAGGTATGCAGCTTATTTCTAAAATGCGTTATATGGGTGCACAATTCAAAGCCCTACTCAGTAACGGGTTATGGATTAAAAACGCTACCAAAGCGAATGACCTAGCTTCTATCCTCGAACAAAAAGTACGGAAAATAAAGGACGTAACAATCACCCGCCCGGTTCAGGCAAACGCTGTTTTTGCCATCATACCCCAAGAATTCATTGAACCATTACAAGCGCAATTCCCCTTTTACGTATGGGATGAAGCAACAGGTGAAGTCCGCTGGATGACCTCATGGTCTACTACTGAAGAAGATATCAATAACTTTGTTCAGGCTTTAAAAAAGCTCATCTAA